One region of Zingiber officinale cultivar Zhangliang chromosome 7B, Zo_v1.1, whole genome shotgun sequence genomic DNA includes:
- the LOC122003801 gene encoding serine carboxypeptidase-like 34, with protein MALSSSSSSLFLLLLLFSLLLLFPSHSSGHEAASAQQQADRVSHLPGHPPVTFRQFAGYVTVNETHGRALFYWFFEATHDAHNKPLLLWLNGGPGCSSIGYGEAEELGPFLIQKGVPELGLNNHSWNKEANLLFLESPVGVGFSYTNTSSDLNKLGDTITAEDAYIFLVNWFKRFPRFKSHDFYIAGESYAGHYVPQLSEKIFDENKIVPAKNYINFKGFIIGNALMDDETDQTGMIDYAWDHAVISDRVYHDVKNNCNFSKENVTDACSSSLDEFFAVYNIIDMYSLYSLECVDSNSTMASNRRSYFVEGASPKILSRHSGWHRKPVGYDPCVLNYTEKYFNRPDVQEALHANATKIGYTWTHCSDAISKWNDAPSSVLPVIRKLIDGDIRVWVFSGDTDGRIPVTSTRLTLNKLGLKTIQEWKPWYDRMQVGGWTIIFEGLTFVTVRGAGHQVPTFAPRQAQQLIRHFLADQQLPSSPF; from the exons AtggcgctttcttcttcttcttcctctctcttcctcctcctcctcctcttctctcttctccttctcttcccgtCCCACTCCTCCGGCCATGAAGCAGCCTCCGCGCAGCAGCAGGCCGACCGCGTCTCCCATCTCCCCGGCCATCCGCCGGTGACCTTCCGCCAATTCGCCGGCTACGTCACCGTCAACGAGACTCACGGCCGCGCCCTCTTCTACTGGTTCTTCGAAGCCACTCACGACGCCCACAACAAGCCCCTCCTCCTCTGGCTCAACGG AGGGCCTGGCTGTTCTTCCATAGGGTATGGGGAGGCAGAAGAATTGGGGCCTTTCTTGATCCAAAAGGGCGTCCCGGAACTCGGACTCAATAACCATTCATGGAACAAAG AGGCCAATTTGCTGTTTCTGGAGTCGCCGGTAGGAGTGGGGTTTTCATATACTAATACAAGCTCTGACTTGAACAAACTAGGAGACACGATCACTG CTGAAGATGCCTACATCTTTCTTGTGAATTGGTTTAAGAGGTTTCCACGATTCAAGTCTCACGACTTCTATATTGCCGGGGAAAGTTATGCCG GGCATTATGTGCCACAACTTTCGGAGAAGATTTTCGATGAGAATAAGATTGTTCCGGCCAAAAACTACataaatttcaaaggtttcatt ATCGGGAATGCCTTGATGGATGATGAAACTGATCAGACTGGTATGATAGACTATGCATGGGATCATGCAGTGATATCCGATCGAGTTTACCATGATGTGAAGAACAATTGCAATTTCAGTAAAGAAAATGTCACCGATGCCTGTAGTAGTTCATTGGATGAGTTTTTTGCAGTTTACAATATCATCGATATGTATAGCCTATATTCTCTAGAATGTGTAGATTCAAACTCCACCATGGCTTCAAATAGAAGGTCCTATTTTGTTGAAGGTGCTTCCCCTAAGATACTCTCTAGACAT AGTGGATGGCATCGAAAGCCAGTCGGTTACGATCCATGTGTTCTGAATTACACCGAGAAATACTTTAACAGGCCAGATGTGCAAGAAGCTCTACATGCCAATGCCACTAAGATTGGCTACACTTGGACTCATTGCAG CGATGCGATCTCCAAGTGGAATGATGCACCTTCCTCTGTGCTCCCGGTGATCCGCAAGCTCATCGATGGCGACATTCGAGTGTGGGTTTTCAG TGGAGATACTGATGGAAGAATACCGGTGACCTCCACAAGACTGACACTGAACAAACTTGGCCTGAAAACTATTCAGGAATGGAAGCCATGGTATGACAGAATGCAGGTCGGCGGGTGGACCATCATCTTCGAGGGGCTAACGTTTGTGACGGTGCGTGGTGCCGGCCACCAAGTGCCTACATTTGCTCCCAGGCAAGCGCAGCAGCTCATTCGGCACTTCTTGGCAGATCAGCAattgccttcttcccctttttag